The genomic region CGGCAGCAGAGCGCGCCTCCAGCGACGAGATCGTCGAACTTTACGCCCTCGCCGCCAAATTCGACAACCCCGACCACACGCCTGAATCCATCGCCAAGGTCGATCTGGAATTCCATCTTGCCATCGCCCGCATGTCGGGCAACCCGTTCATGCGCTCGGTCAGCGGCCTGATCGAGGCGGCGCTTGCAATCTCGTTCCAGCTTTCATCGCCTGCGGCATCGCGGGAAGGCATTGCCGAATGCGCGGCCAATCACCTGCGCATTGCCCATGCCATCGCATCGCGCGACCCGCAGAAAGCGCGTCAGGCCATGGAAAGCGTCATCAAGCTTGGCGTCGATCGCATCCGGGACGTTATTTGAGCATTTTCCAGCAAAAGTGGGAACCGGTGTTGCGTTCGAAAATGCGGTAAAGGAGAAAGGGAGAGGTTCTTACGGCTCTATCGTATAGAACCACTCTCAAGGTTACGATACCTTCAGATCAAACTGCGGCTCGCCGCGCAGCGTATTGCTGACCGTGCAGATTTCCTCGGCCATTTCGGCTAGCCGGTGCTTTTCGTCCCCGGTCAGATCGCCGCCGAAATGAAAGGTGATATCGAACCGCTCGATGCGCGACGGCCCTTCATGCGCCTTGTCGCCCTTCACCTCCACCCGCACATCGGTGAGTTTGTCCTTCAGCTCGAGCTTGCCGGCAGCAATGCGCGCGCTGAGCGCCATGCAGGCCGCGACCGACGAATAGATGAGGTCGAGCGGGTTGAAGCCTGCCTGACTGACACTGGTGACGATTTCGACAACGCCGCCGGTCGGCGTGGTGATGACCGGAAGCTTTCCATGCGGCATTTCAGCGACGGCGCCCGTCTCGCGGGTCCTGACTTTCAGTTCGCTCATTCCGGAATTCTCCTGTAGTCCACATGCCGCGCCAGCCAGCAGCCGACGGTCATGCCTGTTATCCCGCTTTTGGCATCGCGATGGAAGACAAGTTTCCATTCGCCCGGCGACGGCGCATCCATGGAGCGCTGCACCGGCAGCAACCAGACGTCCGGGCCTGCCTCATAGAGCGGATACATATCGCTCTTGCCGAGAAAACCCTCGAACGCCCCGTAGAATGCACCGCCCTCATTGACGATCAGAAGATCGGCTTCAAGCTCTTCGCTGCGATAGCGCCCTGCGATATCCTGCTTCGCCGCCCCTTTCAGGCGCTGCATCGTCAGGCTCAGATTTTCATCCTCACGCGCAAGATGGATCGTATCGCCCTTGCGGCGGATCGTGGTCATCGACGAGCGCGCTTCGTTCTCGCCCACCACATCCATCACTTCCGGTCCGGTGCCGAAACGCGCCTTCATGCGCCCGCGCCCGGCATCTTCGAGGCTCAGCACGAGGCCGGTTTCATGGTCCAGCCACGAGCCGAACCAAGCGGCATCGGCTTCGACGCGGACCTGTTCCGTCGTGGAAACGTCAAGCGCGATATTCATCAGCTTGAAGGCGACATCGGACGCGCCGCCTTCAAAATTGAACAGGGCAATCGTCGAGAGACGCTCATCGGCGCAGTGCCAGCGCTGGCAGCGCCAGCCGCGCAGCGCCCCGCCATGGCCGGTGAGCCGCCTGCCGCCTGCTTCCTCGAACTTGAGGCCGAGACCGTAGGGAGCCGCATTGCCATCGCTGAAAGTCTGCGGACCACTCAGGCGACGATAGATTCCGTCTTCGTCGTCGCGTGTCGCGTCGATAAACTGTTCCCAGGCGATCAGGTCGTCGAGCGACGCGCAGATGCCCGCATCGCCCATCCAGTGGATGCGATTGACGGCAGGCAGGAACCCGCGCACCGTATCGCCCTCATAGCCGGTGCATTCGTCAAACATCGCGGTATCGGGGATGAGTGCAGCGGTCTTCATGCCCGCAGGCTTGAAAATACGCTCCGCCAGAAGCTCGACCAGGGTTCGGCCCGTATGGCTTTCGATAAGATCAGCCAGAATGCGGAAATTGCCGTTGCAATAGGAATAATGCGTGCCCGGCGCGGAATGCGTGGTCTTCAGGCGGCGCAGCAGGCTTTGCGCCTGTTCCGGCAGCAAGACGCCTTCCGGATCGGCCCCGCACAGAACAGTCAGCGCCCAGTAATCGCGCAGGCCCGACTGGTTGTTGCACAGGTCGCGCACGCTCGGGCGCTCTTCCGTGAACCTGTCGAGATAGGCGGCAAGCGCATCGTCAAGAACTTCCGGCTCGCCAACGCTGTCCAGCAACACGGCGCAGGTGAACTGCTTGCTGACCGAGCATATCGGCATGCGCGTTTGCGGCGTCATCGCCTTTCGCGCTGAAAGATCGGCAAAGCCCCAGGCGTGGCGCAGGACGACCTTGCCATCCTTCACCACGGCGACCGCGCCGCCCGGCCCCTTATAGTGCTGCGGAACGGTGCGAACGAAAGCTTCTAGCGCGGGAAGATCGAATTTTGACATGATGCTCAGGCGACTCAGATGAAATCAACAGCCGCCACGAGGCATCATTTTATCCGTTCGATCAAGGCCATGGCCGCATGCGGATTATGCGCCTTATAGCCGCTGATGACATAGAGATAGACATCGCGGGCGATATAATCAGCAACGGGCGGCGTGACGGTCTTCAACCCTTCGGCAAGCTCGCCGGCGGCAACTGCCTTTGCGCGCGCCGCCCACTGATCGAGTTCGCCCTTGCCATAACCGCCCGGCTGGCTTTCCTTCGTCCCCATGATACGGAAATAGGCGAAAGGCGCCGTCATATCGGCAAATTGCGGAAAGTCGCTGTCGCCCGCAATCACCACCGCCACACCATATTCGCGCAGCAGCGCAATGAACTCCGGCGAGTTGAAACTGTCGTGGCGCACTTCCACCGCGTGGCGCACATCGCGCCCGTCGACCCGCTTGGGCAGAAGCTTCAAGAACGCCTCGAAATCCACGGGGTCGAACTTCTTCGTTCCCATGAACTGCCAGTTGACCACGCCCAGCTTGTCTTTCAGCTCCATCATGCCGCCGGTCATGAACTTCTCAATGCTCTCGCCCGCTTCGGCCAGCACGCGGCGATTGGTGGAAAAACGCGGCGCTTTCAGCGAAAACACGAAACCGTCCGGTGTTTCATCGTGCCATTTGGCGAAGGTCGCAGGTTTCTGCGGACCGTAATAGGTGCTGTTGATTTCGATGGAAGTGAGCTTGCTCGACGCATATTCGAGCTGGCGCTTCTTCGGAAGTTTCTCGGGATAGAAGCTCTCATCCCACGGTTCATAGGCCCAGCCGCCAATGCCGATGCGGATCTCGCCCGTCTTTTCCCTGGCCATTGCCTTTCCTCCATACCGGTGCATCATGAGTTCATACTGTTTGGTCATGATGTTTAATCTGTATTCGCACCGCTGGCTATGTTCATATCAGCGTGCTTGACTGGGAGGAAAAGCAGACGGCTGAGGGTAAAACCCGGCCGCGAGACCAAGGCCCGGTGCACCTGTCGGCCATTTGGGTGCGTCTGACCATGAGTTCCCGTTCCCCCAAACACATGAATTGTCCGGAATTTCGGGACGATCTTTTTGAAAAGAGGCGGAAAAACCGCCCTTGCAAGGCAAGCCGGGAATGGCGAGCCAGACATGGTGAGATTGAGGAAATGCATACAATGACGAGCAAACCCAATGCCCGTACCGGAGGCCAGATTTTGGTGGATGCGCTGCGCATCCATGGGGCCGACCGCGTCTTCTGCGTACCCGGCGAGAGCTATCTCGCTGCGCTTGACGCCTTTCACGATGCCAGCGATGCGATCGACCTGATCGTCTGCCGGCAGGAAGGCGGCGCGGCCTATATGGCGGAAGCCTATGGCAAGCTGACCGGCAAGCCCGGCATCTGCTTCGTCACACGCGGCCCGGGCGCGACCAACGCCTCCGTCGGCGTGCACACCGCTTTTCAAGACTCGACGCCGATGCTGCTCTTCATCGGACAGGTCGCCAGCGATCAGGTCGAGCGCGAGGCGTTTCAGGAAATCGATTATCGCCGCATGTTCGGCCAGATGGCCAAATGGGTCGTCCAGATCGACGATCCCGCCCGCATACCGGAACTCGTCAGCCAGGCCTTTCACCGCGCCGTCAACGGACGTCCCGGCCCGGTCGTGATCGCGCTGCCGGAAGACATGCTGACATCCTATGCCGCCGTCAGCGACGCACCGGCCTATAAGCAGGTTCAGATGCATCCGGGCGCGGACCAGTTGCAGGACATGCAGGCGCTGCTTGCAAAGGCCGAACGGCCGCTCGTGATCGTCGGCGGTGGCGGCTGGAATGACGATGCCGTCAGCGACCTGCGCAAATTTGCAGAAAACATGCACCTGCCGGTCGCTGCTTCCTTCCGCTGTCAGGATATGTTCGACAACACTCACCCGCTTTATGCTGGCGAAATGGGCACCTCGATCAGCCCCAGGCTGGCGCAGCGCGTGCGCGATGCCGACCTGCTGATCGTGATCGGCGCACGCCTTGGCGAAATGACGACGCAAGGCTACGAACTCGTATCCATTCCGGTGCCGCAGCAGAAGCTTGTCCATATCCATCCGGGCGCTGAGGAACTGGGCCGGGTCTATCATGCGGACGTTCCGGTCAATGCTTCCATGCCGGCCTTCTGTGCGGCAGCGGCCAGGCTTGCGCCGGTCGCCGATCCGCGCTGGAAGGCATGGACCGACAGCGCCAATGCCGATTATCGCGACAACATCAAGTCGCCGGTCATCCCCGGCGAAGTTCAGATGGGCGAAGTGATGGAATGGCTGCGTGCGCATCTACCAGCCGACGCCATCATCACCAACGGCGCGGGCAACTATTCCGCCTGGCCGCATCGCTTCTACCAGTACCGCACCTATCGCAGCCAGCTTGCGCCTACCAACGGCTCGATGGGTTATGGCGTACCGGCTGCGGTTGCCGCCAAGCTTACCGCGCCGGAACGCACCGTCATTGCCTTTGCAGG from Brucella intermedia LMG 3301 harbors:
- a CDS encoding OsmC family protein — encoded protein: MSELKVRTRETGAVAEMPHGKLPVITTPTGGVVEIVTSVSQAGFNPLDLIYSSVAACMALSARIAAGKLELKDKLTDVRVEVKGDKAHEGPSRIERFDITFHFGGDLTGDEKHRLAEMAEEICTVSNTLRGEPQFDLKVS
- a CDS encoding D-aminopeptidase encodes the protein MSKFDLPALEAFVRTVPQHYKGPGGAVAVVKDGKVVLRHAWGFADLSARKAMTPQTRMPICSVSKQFTCAVLLDSVGEPEVLDDALAAYLDRFTEERPSVRDLCNNQSGLRDYWALTVLCGADPEGVLLPEQAQSLLRRLKTTHSAPGTHYSYCNGNFRILADLIESHTGRTLVELLAERIFKPAGMKTAALIPDTAMFDECTGYEGDTVRGFLPAVNRIHWMGDAGICASLDDLIAWEQFIDATRDDEDGIYRRLSGPQTFSDGNAAPYGLGLKFEEAGGRRLTGHGGALRGWRCQRWHCADERLSTIALFNFEGGASDVAFKLMNIALDVSTTEQVRVEADAAWFGSWLDHETGLVLSLEDAGRGRMKARFGTGPEVMDVVGENEARSSMTTIRRKGDTIHLAREDENLSLTMQRLKGAAKQDIAGRYRSEELEADLLIVNEGGAFYGAFEGFLGKSDMYPLYEAGPDVWLLPVQRSMDAPSPGEWKLVFHRDAKSGITGMTVGCWLARHVDYRRIPE
- a CDS encoding DUF72 domain-containing protein, giving the protein MAREKTGEIRIGIGGWAYEPWDESFYPEKLPKKRQLEYASSKLTSIEINSTYYGPQKPATFAKWHDETPDGFVFSLKAPRFSTNRRVLAEAGESIEKFMTGGMMELKDKLGVVNWQFMGTKKFDPVDFEAFLKLLPKRVDGRDVRHAVEVRHDSFNSPEFIALLREYGVAVVIAGDSDFPQFADMTAPFAYFRIMGTKESQPGGYGKGELDQWAARAKAVAAGELAEGLKTVTPPVADYIARDVYLYVISGYKAHNPHAAMALIERIK
- a CDS encoding thiamine pyrophosphate-binding protein — protein: MTSKPNARTGGQILVDALRIHGADRVFCVPGESYLAALDAFHDASDAIDLIVCRQEGGAAYMAEAYGKLTGKPGICFVTRGPGATNASVGVHTAFQDSTPMLLFIGQVASDQVEREAFQEIDYRRMFGQMAKWVVQIDDPARIPELVSQAFHRAVNGRPGPVVIALPEDMLTSYAAVSDAPAYKQVQMHPGADQLQDMQALLAKAERPLVIVGGGGWNDDAVSDLRKFAENMHLPVAASFRCQDMFDNTHPLYAGEMGTSISPRLAQRVRDADLLIVIGARLGEMTTQGYELVSIPVPQQKLVHIHPGAEELGRVYHADVPVNASMPAFCAAAARLAPVADPRWKAWTDSANADYRDNIKSPVIPGEVQMGEVMEWLRAHLPADAIITNGAGNYSAWPHRFYQYRTYRSQLAPTNGSMGYGVPAAVAAKLTAPERTVIAFAGDGCFLMNGQELATAAQYGANAIFIVVNNGMYGTIRMHQERTYPGRVSGTGLANPDFAALARAYGLHGEVVEKTADFAPAFEACEKSGKPGLIEIRIDPEALSPKMSLSQMREQGFAKQK